In Methylovirgula sp., a single genomic region encodes these proteins:
- a CDS encoding HAMP domain-containing sensor histidine kinase, producing the protein MSLEISRRRAFSQGRLQRRTMLWFAILLALPLAVFGIFAFYLFNADYAVSHTREAAQAAQKAAELGDVAGSALEAKANHAIAQINAALAKGGPDVMRNLRVASFVNEVRFLLVYDGDGKVIPLATGTLETENDFLRHFSGLFSTLREQIDNAGSAPNAGGWTVGEELVSYVRCQHIGGTRDICVLFDEITLDPLFEETLDKASAKLNDRLLILRDPVGRALWSHGPSNLSTSAISDLSGSMRGWRMETSTPAVAHHGLLPLIAITVPLIGCWLLLIWYTYRTQQARLLESTFRSEMTAKLSHDLRTPIANLRLYTDLLLRRSGDEMAVNRYGTVMRAEVERLALLADNTIVYGRTAAPVPVRLEAAVPDAIVDATIARYENLFAAGGSMIEVTHNAPRAGLFDRMSFERILINLIDNANKYAPGRILVATDETDGKLTLSVRDFGQGLDSKLQAKLTALVQPGGGAKDGFGLGLVVVRELAETNGGHVNVENADPGLRVTATMKIKESA; encoded by the coding sequence ATGAGTCTCGAGATTTCCAGACGTCGCGCCTTCAGCCAGGGCCGCTTGCAGCGGCGCACGATGCTGTGGTTTGCGATTCTGCTGGCGCTGCCGCTGGCTGTCTTCGGCATCTTCGCTTTTTACCTCTTCAATGCCGATTATGCGGTGTCGCATACCCGTGAGGCCGCGCAGGCGGCTCAGAAAGCGGCGGAGCTCGGCGATGTCGCCGGTTCGGCGCTTGAGGCCAAGGCCAATCACGCCATCGCGCAGATCAACGCTGCGCTCGCCAAAGGCGGGCCTGACGTGATGCGTAATCTGCGCGTTGCGAGCTTCGTCAACGAGGTGCGTTTCCTGCTCGTCTATGACGGCGACGGCAAGGTCATCCCACTGGCGACGGGAACGCTCGAAACCGAGAACGACTTTCTGCGCCATTTCAGTGGTCTCTTCTCCACGCTGCGCGAGCAGATCGATAATGCGGGCAGCGCGCCAAACGCCGGTGGGTGGACGGTCGGCGAAGAATTGGTCTCTTATGTCCGGTGTCAGCACATCGGCGGCACACGCGACATCTGCGTGCTCTTTGACGAAATCACTCTCGATCCGCTGTTTGAAGAAACGCTCGACAAGGCGAGCGCCAAGCTCAACGACCGGCTACTCATCCTGCGCGATCCCGTCGGCCGTGCGCTCTGGAGCCACGGGCCGTCCAATCTCAGCACGTCGGCGATCTCTGACCTTTCCGGCTCGATGCGCGGCTGGCGGATGGAAACCTCGACACCAGCCGTCGCGCATCATGGCCTGTTGCCGTTGATCGCCATTACGGTTCCCTTGATCGGCTGCTGGCTGCTGCTCATCTGGTACACGTACCGTACTCAGCAAGCTCGTCTTCTAGAGAGCACCTTTCGCAGCGAAATGACGGCAAAGCTTTCGCACGATCTGCGCACGCCAATCGCCAATCTGCGACTTTATACGGATCTGCTTCTGCGCCGTAGTGGCGATGAAATGGCCGTCAATCGCTATGGCACGGTGATGCGCGCCGAGGTCGAACGCCTTGCGCTTTTGGCCGACAATACGATCGTCTACGGTCGCACCGCCGCGCCGGTGCCCGTCCGGCTTGAAGCAGCGGTGCCGGATGCAATCGTCGACGCGACCATCGCGCGCTACGAAAATCTCTTCGCCGCCGGCGGCTCCATGATCGAGGTCACGCACAACGCGCCACGCGCCGGACTTTTCGATCGCATGAGCTTTGAGCGCATTCTCATCAACCTTATCGACAACGCCAATAAATACGCGCCGGGACGTATTCTCGTTGCGACCGACGAGACTGATGGCAAGCTCACGCTCAGCGTGCGCGATTTCGGGCAGGGCCTTGATTCCAAACTGCAAGCGAAATTGACGGCGCTTGTGCAGCCGGGCGGGGGCGCGAAAGATGGCTTCGGCCTCGGCCTTGTCGTCGTTCGCGAATTGGCCGAGACCAATGGCGGGCATGTGAATGTTGAAAATGCCGATCCGGGGCTGCGGGTGACGGCCACGATGAAAATCAAGGAATCGGCTTAG
- the lepB gene encoding signal peptidase I: MEQGKKAGAFGEFFKVIIQAGLIALVVRTLLFQPFNIPSGSMIPTLLIGDFLFVSKYAYGYSDHSLPFSPPLFKGRIFSSPPKRGDVVVFKLPRDGQTDYIKRVIGLPGDTIQMKDGRLYINGTEVPREEIAKVKTEDLFGHLRDVATYKETLPGGVSHTVIEIEGDTGFYDNTGTYKVPPDNYFMMGDNRDNSTDSRVPPDQGGVGYVPSEDLVGRAEMIFFSVKPDAPAWAFWEWPWTVRWDRLFKPVR; the protein is encoded by the coding sequence ATGGAGCAGGGCAAGAAAGCCGGGGCTTTCGGCGAGTTTTTCAAGGTCATCATTCAGGCGGGCCTTATCGCGCTTGTCGTCCGCACCCTCCTGTTTCAGCCCTTCAATATCCCTTCGGGGTCGATGATCCCGACGTTGCTGATCGGCGATTTCCTCTTCGTTTCCAAATACGCCTATGGGTATTCAGACCACTCGTTGCCGTTCAGCCCGCCGTTGTTCAAGGGCCGGATTTTCTCCTCGCCGCCGAAGCGCGGCGATGTCGTCGTCTTCAAACTGCCGCGCGACGGCCAGACCGATTACATCAAACGCGTAATCGGTCTGCCGGGCGATACGATTCAAATGAAGGACGGGCGGCTCTATATCAACGGCACCGAAGTGCCGCGTGAGGAGATTGCCAAGGTCAAGACGGAAGATCTGTTCGGCCATTTGCGCGACGTCGCGACGTATAAAGAGACGTTGCCGGGCGGCGTATCCCACACGGTCATTGAGATCGAGGGCGATACGGGCTTCTACGACAACACGGGCACCTATAAAGTGCCGCCGGACAATTATTTCATGATGGGCGACAATCGCGACAATTCGACGGACAGCCGCGTTCCTCCGGATCAGGGCGGCGTCGGCTATGTCCCGTCCGAAGATCTCGTCGGGCGCGCTGAGATGATCTTCTTCTCGGTCAAGCCGGATGCGCCGGCCTGGGCTTTCTGGGAATGGCCGTGGACGGTGCGTTGGGACCGGCTGTTCAAGCCTGTCAGATAA
- a CDS encoding response regulator transcription factor, whose amino-acid sequence MSILIAEDDQHLRDGIVDLLSLEGYSCRVADDGAKALTLFLQEKPDICVFDVMMPVMDGLTLLREVRKLDAAVPILLLSARGEEGDRVRGLEIGADDYIAKPFSARELVARIKAALRRTKVQAPAHEPDGRIHMGDIAIDSKAMRAFRGDHKIDLTNREVAILAALFERRGQAVSRDELFDLAWGRDYMPNSRALDQYVSALRKKIELDPAAPRIIRTVHGVGYRYDVDEA is encoded by the coding sequence ATGTCCATCTTGATCGCCGAAGACGATCAGCATTTGCGCGACGGCATTGTCGATCTTCTGAGCCTCGAAGGCTATAGCTGTCGTGTCGCTGACGACGGCGCCAAGGCCCTGACCCTGTTTCTGCAGGAAAAGCCCGACATCTGCGTTTTCGATGTCATGATGCCGGTGATGGATGGCCTGACGCTGCTGCGCGAAGTGCGTAAGCTTGATGCGGCGGTGCCGATCCTGTTGCTTTCGGCGCGTGGCGAGGAGGGCGACCGCGTGCGCGGCCTCGAAATCGGTGCTGACGATTATATCGCCAAACCATTCAGTGCGCGCGAACTGGTCGCCCGCATCAAGGCGGCCTTGCGGCGCACGAAAGTGCAGGCGCCGGCGCATGAACCCGATGGCCGCATCCACATGGGCGACATTGCCATCGATTCGAAGGCGATGCGGGCGTTTCGCGGCGACCATAAAATCGATCTGACAAACCGTGAAGTCGCGATCTTGGCCGCGCTGTTCGAGCGACGCGGGCAGGCCGTCTCGCGCGATGAATTGTTTGATCTCGCCTGGGGCCGCGACTACATGCCAAACAGCCGCGCGCTCGATCAATATGTCTCAGCCTTGCGCAAGAAGATCGAGCTTGATCCCGCTGCGCCGCGCATCATCCGCACGGTTCATGGCGTCGGCTATCGCTACGACGTGGACGAGGCCTAG
- the rpoZ gene encoding DNA-directed RNA polymerase subunit omega, with protein MARVTVEDCVDKVENRFDLVLIASHRARMIASGTSITVDRDNDKNAVVALREIAEATLTPEDLKEDFIHSLQKHVEVDEPEAEAVPALTPAVDKVQSDAPGDVQFDRMTEEDLLRGLEGLVPPAETEDDGD; from the coding sequence ATGGCACGCGTTACGGTTGAGGATTGCGTCGACAAAGTCGAAAATCGATTTGATCTCGTTTTGATTGCGTCGCATCGCGCGCGGATGATTGCGTCGGGCACGTCGATCACCGTTGATCGCGACAACGACAAGAACGCGGTTGTGGCGTTGCGCGAGATTGCCGAGGCGACGCTCACGCCGGAAGATCTTAAAGAGGACTTTATTCACTCGCTTCAGAAACACGTCGAAGTTGACGAACCGGAAGCCGAGGCTGTGCCTGCGCTCACGCCTGCCGTCGACAAGGTTCAGTCCGATGCGCCGGGCGATGTTCAATTCGATCGCATGACCGAAGAAGACCTTTTGCGCGGTCTGGAAGGCCTGGTTCCTCCGGCCGAGACCGAAGACGACGGCGATTGA
- the recO gene encoding DNA repair protein RecO encodes MEWHDDGLIIGLKKHGETSLILEAMTPAHGRHLGLVRGGRSKRWQPLLQPGNSVALVWRARLDEHLGLYAVEVVKPRAANLMASALALHGLNHLATLLRLLAERDPHPALYETASTIADHLSETRTAAALVRFELAILAELGFGLDLASCAATGTREDLIYVSPKSGRAVSRGSGAPYHERLLPLPGFLGDESVEVGSVAVAEAFRLTGYFLERDVFQPRGLPMPQARRAYLTELAKLK; translated from the coding sequence ATGGAATGGCATGACGACGGACTGATCATCGGCCTCAAGAAGCACGGCGAGACAAGCCTGATCCTCGAAGCGATGACGCCGGCGCATGGGCGCCATCTCGGCCTTGTGCGCGGCGGGCGTTCGAAGCGCTGGCAGCCGCTGCTGCAACCCGGCAATAGCGTGGCGCTCGTCTGGCGGGCGCGGCTCGATGAACATCTTGGGCTCTATGCGGTGGAGGTGGTGAAGCCGCGCGCCGCGAACCTGATGGCGAGCGCGCTGGCGTTGCACGGCCTCAATCATCTTGCCACGTTGCTGCGACTTCTGGCCGAGCGCGATCCGCATCCGGCACTTTACGAGACGGCATCGACGATTGCCGATCATCTCAGCGAAACGCGAACCGCCGCCGCGTTGGTACGCTTCGAACTGGCGATCCTCGCGGAACTCGGCTTCGGGCTTGATCTCGCATCTTGTGCCGCGACCGGCACGCGCGAAGACTTGATCTATGTTTCGCCGAAGAGCGGGCGCGCGGTGTCGCGCGGGTCGGGCGCGCCCTATCACGAACGGTTGCTGCCGCTGCCGGGGTTTTTGGGCGATGAAAGTGTCGAGGTTGGCTCAGTCGCGGTCGCCGAAGCGTTCCGGCTCACGGGCTATTTTCTGGAGCGCGACGTCTTCCAGCCGCGCGGGCTTCCAATGCCGCAGGCGCGGCGAGCGTATCTGACGGAATTGGCGAAATTAAAATGA
- the rnc gene encoding ribonuclease III, whose translation MAPKLGDLATLETSLGYKFVDRDLAHLALTHVSAAAARDGSYQRLEFLGDRVLGLVVSEMLYVSFPAADEGELSRRLADLVRRESCAEVAREWGLENHVRLGESERQSGAKDAILADICESIIGAVFLDGGYAAAKEVVAHVFAPRMRAPRRPLRDPKTALQEWAQARGLETPLYRETGRTGPHHAPEFTVEVVVTGFAAEAAKGGSKRNAEQAAASAFLTREGISG comes from the coding sequence ATGGCGCCGAAGCTTGGCGACCTCGCAACGCTCGAAACGAGTCTCGGGTACAAATTCGTCGATCGTGATCTCGCTCACCTGGCGCTGACGCATGTCAGCGCTGCCGCGGCGCGCGACGGAAGTTATCAACGTCTGGAATTTCTCGGCGACCGCGTGCTCGGTCTCGTCGTGTCGGAAATGCTTTACGTTAGCTTCCCCGCAGCCGATGAGGGGGAATTGTCACGCCGGCTCGCCGATCTCGTGCGCCGCGAAAGCTGCGCCGAAGTTGCGCGCGAATGGGGTCTCGAAAATCACGTCCGGCTTGGTGAGAGTGAGCGCCAGTCTGGCGCCAAGGATGCAATCCTCGCCGACATTTGCGAATCAATCATCGGTGCGGTGTTCCTCGATGGCGGCTATGCGGCTGCGAAAGAGGTTGTCGCGCACGTCTTTGCCCCGCGCATGCGAGCGCCGCGTCGCCCCTTGCGTGATCCGAAAACGGCCCTGCAGGAATGGGCGCAGGCGCGTGGACTGGAGACGCCGCTTTATCGCGAGACCGGCCGCACCGGCCCGCATCATGCGCCGGAATTTACCGTGGAAGTCGTCGTGACGGGCTTTGCGGCGGAGGCCGCCAAAGGCGGCTCCAAACGCAATGCCGAGCAGGCCGCGGCGTCGGCCTTCCTCACACGCGAAGGGATTAGTGGATGA
- a CDS encoding pyridoxine 5'-phosphate synthase, which yields MKASVLRLGVNIDHVATLRNARGGGVPDPLRAALLAIEAGADGITAHLREDRRHIRDGDIARLKAHISKPLNFEMAATDEMVKIALATRPHAACLVPERREERTTEGGLDVVGGHDHLKRISAELGRAGIVVSLFIEPESKAIEAARSIGAPVVELHTGAWCNAVAAGDTARATSEFARLKRAAEAAAAFGIECHAGHGLDYDTARQISALRQVVELNIGHFLIADAIFIGLGPAIHKMHAAMTAGRAGAVVL from the coding sequence ATGAAGGCCTCGGTTCTACGGCTTGGCGTCAATATCGATCACGTTGCGACATTGCGGAACGCCCGCGGCGGCGGCGTGCCTGATCCGTTGCGCGCCGCGCTACTGGCGATCGAAGCGGGCGCCGATGGCATCACCGCGCATTTGCGCGAGGATCGTCGGCATATTCGCGACGGCGATATCGCGCGATTGAAGGCGCACATTTCCAAGCCGCTGAATTTCGAAATGGCGGCGACGGATGAAATGGTCAAAATCGCGCTGGCGACGCGTCCGCATGCTGCCTGTCTCGTGCCCGAACGGCGCGAGGAACGCACGACCGAAGGCGGCCTCGATGTCGTCGGTGGCCACGACCATCTGAAGCGCATCAGTGCCGAATTAGGCCGCGCCGGTATCGTCGTCTCGCTCTTCATCGAGCCGGAATCAAAGGCGATCGAAGCCGCGCGCTCGATCGGCGCGCCGGTTGTCGAGCTGCACACCGGCGCCTGGTGCAACGCTGTGGCTGCGGGTGACACAGCTCGCGCCACAAGCGAATTCGCACGCCTGAAGCGCGCGGCCGAAGCTGCGGCGGCATTCGGCATCGAATGTCACGCGGGGCATGGCCTTGATTACGATACCGCGCGGCAAATCTCGGCCCTGCGGCAGGTCGTCGAACTCAACATCGGCCACTTCCTTATCGCCGATGCGATCTTCATCGGCCTGGGGCCTGCCATCCATAAGATGCACGCCGCGATGACGGCGGGGCGGGCCGGGGCCGTCGTTCTATGA
- the acpS gene encoding holo-ACP synthase, whose translation MIVGFGVDLCDIRRIEEILEKHDKRFVERCFTEVERGKSDRRAARAASYAKRFAAKEACAKALGTGLTHGVFWRDMGVVNLPSGKPTLHLTGGAAARLAILLPAGHMAVIHLTLTDDYPLAQAQVIIEAVKSSGPNTEPP comes from the coding sequence ATGATTGTGGGTTTCGGGGTTGATCTTTGCGATATCCGCCGCATCGAAGAGATTTTGGAGAAGCACGACAAGCGCTTCGTCGAGCGCTGTTTCACCGAGGTCGAACGCGGCAAATCGGATCGGCGTGCGGCGCGCGCGGCGTCTTATGCGAAAAGATTTGCCGCCAAGGAGGCGTGCGCCAAAGCCCTGGGGACAGGGCTGACCCACGGCGTCTTTTGGCGCGACATGGGTGTCGTCAATCTGCCGTCCGGCAAGCCGACCCTGCATTTGACCGGGGGGGCAGCGGCGCGTCTCGCAATTCTTCTCCCGGCCGGTCACATGGCTGTTATCCATTTGACTTTGACTGATGATTATCCGCTGGCTCAGGCTCAGGTCATCATCGAGGCGGTGAAAAGTTCGGGGCCGAACACGGAACCGCCGTGA
- a CDS encoding bifunctional (p)ppGpp synthetase/guanosine-3',5'-bis(diphosphate) 3'-pyrophosphohydrolase gives MMRQYELVDRVRRYNPQADEDLLDRAYVYAMKAHGIQKRASGDLYFSHPLEVAAILTDLKLDDATIVAAVLHDTIEDTDSTREEIDKLFGPEIGRLVEGLTKLKRLDLVSKRAVQAENFRKLLLAVADDVRVLLVKLADRLHNMRTLQFVPPDKRARIAQETLDIYAPLAGRMGMQSMRDELEDLAFRHLTPEASESISRRLNDLKKKNGKIIAKVEQELRDLLSARGIEATVEGRQKQPYSVWRKMERKSVAFEQLSDIFGFRVYVNSIEDCYRVIGVIHSKWPAVPGRFKDYISTPKENDYRSIHTTVVGPGRQRVELQVRTYDMHNIARYGIAAHAFYKDGKVDGREALAHESRAYQWLQRTIDMLAEGDSPEEFLEHTKLELFHDQVFCFTPKGQLIALPRGATPIDFAYAVHTKIGNSCVGAKINGRAAPLAAPLENGDEVEIIRAEGQVPPPVWESLVMTGKARAAIRRAARDAVRAQYTGLGRQIVVRAFERAGKIYAEDKLKAALPRLARAGVEDVLAAVGRGEIFSGDVVKAVYPDFSEERKLGPQPPMPPPNEAGWFGLPRASSLVFKFPERGENKTGPMPIYGLRGDLPVRFAPNGGAVPGDRIVAILTPGEHVTIYPIQSPDLTAFDDQPERWLDVRWDLDAGKRNLFPARILVTAINEPGTLGLVAMTIGEMGANIDTISIHAISPDFREITVDLEIPDLKHLNGLITELRTKPVVSKVERVNG, from the coding sequence ATGATGCGGCAATACGAACTCGTCGATCGCGTGCGGCGCTATAACCCGCAGGCCGATGAGGATTTGCTGGATCGCGCCTATGTTTATGCGATGAAGGCGCACGGGATTCAAAAGCGCGCCTCCGGCGACCTGTATTTTTCGCATCCGCTCGAAGTTGCCGCGATCCTCACTGATCTCAAGCTCGACGATGCGACAATCGTCGCCGCCGTCTTGCACGATACGATCGAGGACACCGACTCGACTCGCGAGGAGATCGACAAATTATTCGGTCCCGAGATCGGACGTCTCGTCGAAGGTCTTACCAAGCTCAAACGGCTCGATCTCGTCTCCAAGCGCGCCGTGCAGGCGGAGAATTTCCGTAAGCTGCTGCTGGCCGTCGCCGACGATGTCCGCGTCTTGCTCGTCAAGCTGGCCGATCGCCTGCACAATATGCGCACGCTGCAATTTGTGCCGCCGGACAAGCGAGCCCGGATCGCGCAGGAGACGCTGGATATTTATGCGCCGCTCGCCGGCCGTATGGGTATGCAGAGCATGCGCGACGAGCTTGAGGATCTGGCCTTCCGACACTTGACGCCTGAAGCGAGCGAATCGATCAGCCGGCGGCTGAATGATCTTAAGAAGAAGAACGGCAAGATCATCGCCAAGGTCGAGCAGGAATTGCGCGATCTTTTGTCCGCGCGGGGCATCGAGGCAACGGTCGAGGGGCGTCAGAAGCAGCCCTATTCCGTCTGGCGGAAGATGGAGCGCAAGTCCGTCGCCTTCGAGCAATTATCCGACATTTTCGGTTTCCGCGTCTATGTGAACTCAATCGAGGATTGCTATCGGGTTATCGGCGTCATCCATTCAAAATGGCCGGCCGTTCCGGGCCGTTTCAAGGATTACATCTCGACACCCAAGGAGAACGATTACCGCTCGATCCACACGACCGTGGTGGGGCCGGGGCGTCAACGTGTCGAGCTGCAAGTGCGCACGTACGACATGCACAACATTGCGCGCTACGGCATCGCCGCGCACGCGTTCTATAAGGACGGCAAGGTTGATGGCCGCGAGGCGCTGGCACATGAAAGCCGCGCCTATCAATGGCTGCAACGCACGATCGACATGCTGGCGGAAGGCGATTCGCCGGAAGAATTCCTTGAGCATACCAAGCTCGAATTGTTTCATGATCAGGTCTTTTGCTTCACGCCGAAGGGGCAGTTGATCGCCTTGCCGCGCGGCGCCACGCCGATCGACTTTGCCTATGCGGTTCACACCAAGATCGGCAATTCGTGCGTCGGCGCGAAGATCAACGGCCGCGCCGCGCCGCTCGCCGCGCCGCTCGAAAACGGCGACGAAGTAGAGATCATCCGCGCCGAAGGCCAGGTACCGCCACCTGTCTGGGAAAGCCTGGTGATGACGGGCAAAGCCCGCGCCGCGATCCGCCGTGCGGCACGCGATGCGGTGCGGGCGCAATACACGGGTCTCGGGCGGCAGATCGTTGTGCGTGCATTCGAACGCGCGGGTAAAATCTACGCGGAGGATAAGCTCAAAGCCGCGCTGCCGCGTCTTGCGCGCGCTGGCGTTGAGGACGTTCTGGCGGCGGTCGGTCGGGGTGAGATCTTTTCCGGCGATGTGGTGAAAGCGGTCTATCCGGATTTTTCCGAGGAGCGGAAACTGGGGCCGCAGCCGCCAATGCCACCGCCGAATGAAGCGGGCTGGTTCGGTTTGCCGCGCGCCTCAAGTCTCGTTTTCAAATTCCCGGAGCGCGGCGAAAACAAAACCGGGCCGATGCCGATTTACGGCCTGCGCGGCGATCTGCCCGTGCGTTTTGCGCCCAATGGTGGCGCCGTGCCGGGCGATCGCATCGTCGCGATCCTGACGCCGGGCGAGCACGTCACGATCTATCCCATCCAGTCGCCGGACCTGACGGCATTCGACGATCAGCCGGAACGCTGGCTCGACGTGCGTTGGGACCTGGACGCCGGCAAGCGTAATCTGTTTCCCGCGCGTATTCTTGTGACCGCGATCAATGAGCCGGGAACCCTGGGCCTCGTCGCAATGACGATTGGTGAAATGGGTGCCAATATCGACACGATCTCGATCCATGCGATCTCGCCGGATTTTCGCGAGATCACCGTCGATCTCGAAATCCCTGATTTGAAACATCTCAACGGGCTTATCACCGAGTTGCGCACCAAGCCGGTCGTCAGCAAGGTCGAGCGGGTGAATGGATGA
- the era gene encoding GTPase Era, translated as MSEPGHEQERRCGFVALIGAPNAGKSTLLNQLVGAKISIVSRKVQTTRTLVRGIALQGEAQIIFVDTPGIFAPRRRLDRAMVASAWGGASDADVVALLIDARKGIDDEVQEILRSLEGVKARRVLILNKIDLVARPSLLELAAAVNEKLAFAETFMISATNGDGVVTLKDHLAAMMPTGPWLYPEDQISEAPIRALAAEITREKIFERLHDELPYQSTVETESWEEKSDGSARVEQTIFVTREGHRKIVLGEGGRTIKAIGTAARREIAEAAEQKIHLFLFVKVRENWADDPEHYRTMGLEFPKN; from the coding sequence ATGAGCGAGCCCGGGCATGAGCAGGAGCGGCGCTGCGGTTTTGTTGCACTCATCGGTGCGCCCAACGCCGGCAAATCGACACTGCTTAATCAGCTTGTCGGCGCCAAAATCTCCATCGTCTCGCGCAAGGTGCAGACGACGCGCACGCTGGTTCGCGGTATCGCCTTGCAGGGCGAAGCGCAGATCATCTTCGTCGATACGCCGGGCATATTCGCGCCGCGCCGGCGGCTCGATCGGGCGATGGTCGCGTCAGCTTGGGGCGGCGCCAGTGACGCTGATGTTGTGGCGCTGCTCATTGATGCCCGCAAAGGCATAGACGACGAAGTTCAAGAGATTTTGCGCTCGCTGGAAGGTGTGAAAGCCAGGCGCGTCCTGATCCTGAACAAGATCGATCTCGTCGCCCGTCCAAGCCTGCTCGAACTCGCGGCGGCGGTAAACGAGAAGCTCGCGTTCGCAGAGACTTTCATGATCTCGGCGACCAATGGCGACGGTGTGGTGACGCTAAAAGATCATCTCGCAGCAATGATGCCGACCGGGCCGTGGCTTTATCCGGAAGATCAGATTTCGGAGGCGCCGATTCGGGCGCTCGCCGCCGAGATCACGCGCGAAAAGATATTCGAGCGTCTGCACGACGAATTGCCATATCAATCGACTGTTGAAACGGAGTCCTGGGAAGAGAAGTCGGACGGCTCGGCGCGCGTCGAGCAGACGATCTTCGTGACCCGCGAAGGACACCGCAAGATCGTGCTGGGCGAGGGCGGCCGGACGATCAAGGCCATTGGTACGGCGGCACGCAGGGAGATCGCCGAAGCGGCGGAGCAGAAAATCCACCTCTTCCTGTTCGTCAAAGTGCGCGAAAACTGGGCGGATGACCCCGAGCACTACCGGACGATGGGGCTGGAGTTCCCGAAAAACTAG